From Bacillus basilensis, a single genomic window includes:
- a CDS encoding metal ABC transporter permease, protein MIQDFLQYDFLRNSLYAGILIGLVAPLIGVFVVIRRMSLIADALSHVTLSGIAASLLLEKTIFTGGFLNPLYMGMIFSIGGALLIEKLRTVYKHYQELAIPIILSAGMGIGVIFISLANGFNTDLFSYLFGSVSAVTSTDLIIIGIVAIVVIVTITLLYKELFLLSFDEEYAVSTGLSAKWIHFIFIILVALVIAVSMRVVGVLLVSSLMTLPVAASIRIANGFKQTIFFSILFGEIAVIGGMFASYQLDLAPGGTIVMIAVLILIGAILWKKKKTA, encoded by the coding sequence ATGATACAAGATTTTTTACAATATGACTTTTTACGTAACTCTTTATATGCAGGGATTTTAATAGGACTTGTTGCACCGCTTATCGGTGTATTTGTTGTCATTCGCCGTATGTCACTTATTGCAGATGCATTAAGTCACGTGACATTATCGGGTATTGCTGCAAGTTTACTACTAGAAAAAACAATTTTCACAGGGGGATTTTTAAATCCGTTATATATGGGGATGATTTTTTCTATTGGTGGGGCGTTACTTATTGAAAAATTACGTACTGTATATAAACATTATCAAGAATTAGCAATTCCGATTATTCTTTCAGCAGGAATGGGGATTGGTGTTATTTTTATTTCACTTGCAAATGGATTTAACACAGATTTATTTAGTTATTTATTTGGTAGTGTAAGTGCTGTAACAAGTACGGATTTAATAATCATCGGCATTGTAGCAATTGTTGTTATTGTAACGATTACTCTATTATACAAAGAGTTATTTTTACTATCGTTTGATGAGGAATACGCTGTATCAACCGGTTTGAGTGCAAAGTGGATTCACTTTATTTTCATTATATTGGTTGCGCTTGTTATTGCAGTATCAATGCGTGTAGTAGGGGTTCTTCTCGTATCATCATTAATGACGTTACCAGTTGCAGCGAGTATTCGTATTGCTAATGGATTTAAACAAACAATTTTCTTTTCCATTTTATTTGGTGAAATTGCAGTAATTGGTGGAATGTTTGCTTCGTATCAACTTGATCTAGCACCAGGTGGTACAATTGTTATGATAGCAGTTCTTATTTTAATTGGTGCGATTTTATGGAAGAAGAAAAAAACTGCATAA
- a CDS encoding metal ABC transporter ATP-binding protein: MNNVLEIEGLSFRYEDRNVLEDINLQVPKGAFLGLVGPNGSGKSTLLKCLLGVLKPKQGSIRLFGVDSKKFKEWNKVGYVSQKANSFNSGFPATVFEVVSMGLVSKKGLFRFFTKSDKEKVEKAIADVGMSEFQGRNIGELSGGQQQRVFIARALVSNPELLILDEPTVGIDVKNVESFYEILEDLNKRLGITLILVTHDMGAVTEKVTHVACLNQHLHFHGNVEKFRELEDAEMSVLYGHHVHRLEHEHEHHGRI; this comes from the coding sequence ATGAATAATGTATTAGAAATAGAAGGATTGTCATTTCGATATGAAGATCGAAATGTGTTAGAAGATATTAATTTGCAAGTTCCGAAGGGAGCTTTTTTAGGTTTAGTTGGGCCAAATGGTTCTGGGAAATCAACCTTGTTAAAATGTTTATTAGGCGTTTTAAAGCCGAAACAGGGAAGTATTCGTTTGTTTGGTGTTGATAGTAAGAAGTTTAAAGAATGGAACAAAGTTGGTTATGTATCCCAAAAGGCAAATAGCTTTAATTCTGGTTTTCCGGCAACTGTTTTTGAAGTTGTGTCAATGGGACTCGTTTCCAAAAAAGGGCTGTTTCGCTTTTTCACGAAAAGCGATAAGGAAAAGGTAGAAAAAGCGATTGCTGATGTAGGGATGAGTGAGTTTCAGGGGCGTAATATCGGAGAACTTTCTGGTGGACAACAACAGCGTGTATTTATTGCTCGTGCGCTCGTTAGTAATCCTGAATTACTTATTTTGGACGAGCCTACTGTTGGTATCGATGTGAAGAATGTAGAAAGTTTTTATGAGATATTAGAGGATTTAAACAAAAGGTTAGGAATCACATTAATTCTCGTTACGCATGATATGGGAGCTGTTACCGAGAAAGTAACGCATGTTGCATGCTTAAACCAACATCTACATTTCCATGGAAATGTAGAAAAGTTCCGAGAGTTAGAAGATGCAGAAATGTCCGTTTTATATGGACATCATGTTCATCGTTTAGAACACGAGCATGAGCATCACGGGAGGATATAA
- a CDS encoding YitT family protein codes for MEQKQHRKESVIHLMYRLVMIIFGAACAAVAIELFLMPNKIIDGGIIGISLILDYLTPNIWWLSFSTLVVILNIPFMYSGYKQIGKTFMLSSAFGIVALAFIESTLHAVPPFTTEPILATVFGGLILGLGVGLVIRHGGSMDGTEIMGILLTKKLPFSVGEFVMFVNLFIFAWAAFVFGVEQAMYSVMTYYIAFKTIDTVIQGLDETKAVLIVSDQYEEVSNAILHRLGRGTTKLVAKGGYTDKEKEVIYAVVTRLEVTKLKSIVYEIDANAFVTIMSTQETNGGKFKSAIH; via the coding sequence ATGGAGCAAAAGCAACATCGAAAAGAAAGTGTTATCCATCTTATGTATCGTTTAGTTATGATTATTTTCGGGGCAGCATGCGCGGCGGTAGCAATTGAACTATTTTTAATGCCAAATAAAATTATTGATGGTGGAATTATTGGTATTTCTCTTATATTAGATTATCTTACTCCTAATATTTGGTGGTTAAGTTTTTCTACTTTAGTCGTTATTCTCAATATCCCCTTTATGTATTCAGGTTATAAGCAAATCGGAAAAACGTTCATGCTATCTTCGGCGTTCGGTATTGTAGCTTTAGCGTTTATTGAATCAACTTTACATGCTGTTCCGCCATTTACAACAGAGCCAATTTTAGCGACAGTGTTTGGTGGTCTTATTTTAGGTCTTGGTGTAGGGCTCGTTATTCGTCACGGTGGATCAATGGACGGAACAGAAATTATGGGTATTTTATTAACGAAGAAATTACCTTTCTCCGTTGGCGAATTTGTAATGTTTGTGAACTTATTCATTTTTGCGTGGGCAGCATTTGTATTTGGTGTTGAACAAGCTATGTATTCTGTTATGACGTACTATATCGCATTCAAAACAATTGATACAGTCATTCAAGGTTTAGATGAAACGAAAGCAGTTTTAATTGTATCAGATCAATATGAGGAAGTATCAAACGCGATTTTACATCGTCTTGGCCGTGGAACTACAAAGCTTGTAGCGAAAGGTGGTTACACGGATAAAGAAAAAGAAGTTATATATGCCGTTGTAACGCGTCTGGAAGTGACAAAGTTAAAATCGATTGTGTATGAAATTGATGCGAATGCATTTGTTACGATTATGAGTACACAAGAGACAAATGGTGGTAAGTTTAAATCGGCTATTCACTAA
- a CDS encoding DUF2624 domain-containing protein — protein sequence MNLIKQLVNKKLNHISTKELLKYSKEYEVSITTAQADQIVVLMKGKNINIYDNDERLELLKQIAKVTSPATAQQVNTLFQQLLK from the coding sequence ATGAACCTCATTAAACAACTTGTAAATAAAAAATTAAATCATATTTCTACAAAAGAGTTATTGAAATATAGTAAAGAATATGAAGTTTCCATTACGACTGCACAAGCTGATCAAATTGTTGTACTTATGAAAGGAAAGAATATTAATATTTACGATAATGACGAACGACTAGAGCTCTTAAAACAAATTGCAAAAGTAACCTCCCCTGCTACTGCCCAACAAGTAAATACTTTATTTCAGCAACTACTAAAATAA
- a CDS encoding deoxyribonuclease IV, whose amino-acid sequence MLKIGSHVSMSGKKMLLAASEEAVSYGATTFMIYTGAPQNTRRKPIEELNIEAGRKHMELNGIEEIIVHAPYIINVGNTTKPETFQLGVDFLRMEIERTSALGVAKQIVLHPGAHVGAGADAGIQQIIKGLNEVLTPEQTVNIALETMAGKGTECGRSFEEIAKIIDGVKYNEKLSVCFDTCHTHDAGYDIVNDFDGVLNEFDKIVGIDRLQVLHINDSKNVRGAGKDRHENIGFGHIGYKALHHIVHHPQLMHVPKILETPYVGEDKKDKKPPYKLEIEMLKNGTFDEGLLEKIKAQ is encoded by the coding sequence ATGTTAAAGATTGGATCTCATGTTTCTATGAGTGGTAAGAAAATGTTATTAGCAGCAAGTGAAGAGGCTGTTTCATACGGTGCAACGACGTTTATGATTTATACAGGTGCACCGCAAAATACAAGAAGAAAACCAATTGAAGAATTGAATATAGAAGCAGGAAGAAAACATATGGAACTAAACGGCATTGAGGAAATTATCGTACATGCGCCATATATTATTAATGTCGGGAATACGACGAAGCCAGAAACCTTCCAATTAGGTGTGGACTTCCTTCGCATGGAAATTGAAAGAACATCGGCATTAGGTGTGGCGAAACAAATCGTGCTTCACCCAGGTGCGCACGTTGGTGCAGGAGCGGATGCTGGTATTCAACAAATTATTAAAGGGCTTAATGAAGTATTAACGCCAGAGCAGACGGTTAATATTGCGTTAGAAACGATGGCAGGAAAAGGAACAGAATGCGGTCGTAGCTTTGAAGAAATTGCAAAGATTATTGATGGTGTGAAATATAATGAGAAGCTATCTGTATGCTTTGATACGTGTCATACGCACGATGCAGGATATGACATTGTAAATGACTTTGACGGTGTATTAAACGAATTTGATAAGATTGTCGGTATTGATCGTTTGCAAGTACTGCATATTAATGATAGTAAAAATGTACGCGGCGCAGGAAAGGACCGTCATGAAAATATCGGTTTTGGTCATATCGGTTATAAAGCGTTGCATCATATTGTGCATCATCCGCAGTTAATGCACGTACCGAAAATTCTTGAAACGCCATATGTAGGTGAGGATAAAAAAGATAAGAAGCCGCCATATAAATTAGAAATCGAAATGCTGAAAAATGGTACTTTTGATGAAGGGCTTCTTGAGAAAATTAAAGCGCAATAA
- a CDS encoding DEAD/DEAH box helicase codes for MTQQTFTQYDFKPFLIDAVRELRFTEPTGIQQKIFPVVKKGVSVIGQSQTGSGKTHAYLLPTLNRINPSREEVQLVITAPTRELAQQIYEEIVKLTKFCAEDQIITARCLIGGTDKQRSIEKLKKQPHIVVGTPGRIKDLVEAQALFVHKANTIIVDEADLMLDMGFIHDVDKIAARMPKNLQMLVFSATIPQKLKPFLKKYMENPEHIHINPKQVAAGNIEHYLVPSKHRNKIDLVNKMLLQFKPYLAVVFTNTKKMADQVADGLMERGLKVGRIHGDLSPRDRKKMMKQIRDLEFQYIVATDLAARGIDIEGISHVINYELPSDLDFFVHRVGRTARAGHSGIAVTIYDPANEEALDSLEKQRNIEFKHVDLRGDEWADLGERRRRKSRKKPNDELDVMATKVIKKPKKVKPNYKRKLATERDKVKKKYSNKKR; via the coding sequence ATGACACAACAAACTTTTACACAGTATGATTTTAAACCATTTTTAATAGATGCAGTTCGTGAACTACGCTTTACAGAGCCGACAGGAATTCAACAGAAAATTTTCCCGGTCGTGAAAAAAGGTGTAAGTGTAATTGGACAATCCCAAACAGGTTCTGGGAAAACACATGCATACTTACTTCCTACATTAAACAGAATTAACCCAAGTCGTGAAGAAGTACAACTTGTTATTACAGCGCCTACTCGTGAGTTAGCACAACAAATTTACGAAGAAATCGTGAAATTAACAAAGTTCTGTGCGGAAGATCAAATAATTACAGCACGTTGTTTAATTGGTGGAACTGATAAACAACGATCAATTGAAAAGTTGAAAAAACAACCTCATATTGTAGTTGGAACACCAGGACGTATTAAAGACTTAGTAGAAGCACAAGCGCTATTTGTTCATAAAGCAAATACTATTATTGTCGATGAAGCAGACTTAATGCTTGATATGGGATTCATTCATGATGTAGACAAAATTGCAGCACGCATGCCTAAAAACTTGCAAATGCTAGTTTTCTCTGCAACAATTCCTCAAAAACTAAAACCGTTTCTGAAGAAATATATGGAGAATCCAGAGCATATTCATATCAATCCAAAACAAGTTGCAGCTGGAAATATTGAGCATTATTTAGTACCTTCTAAACATCGTAACAAAATCGATTTAGTGAATAAAATGTTGCTACAATTTAAACCGTATTTAGCAGTTGTTTTCACGAATACGAAGAAGATGGCGGATCAGGTTGCTGACGGATTAATGGAACGTGGTCTAAAAGTTGGACGAATTCACGGAGATTTATCACCGCGTGATCGTAAAAAAATGATGAAACAAATTCGTGATCTAGAATTCCAATATATCGTTGCAACTGATTTAGCAGCACGTGGTATTGATATTGAAGGAATTAGTCATGTTATTAACTACGAACTTCCATCAGATTTAGATTTCTTCGTTCACCGCGTTGGAAGAACAGCACGTGCAGGCCATTCAGGTATTGCAGTGACAATTTATGATCCGGCAAACGAAGAAGCGTTAGATAGTTTAGAAAAGCAACGTAATATTGAGTTTAAGCATGTAGATTTACGCGGAGATGAGTGGGCGGATTTAGGTGAGCGTCGTCGTCGTAAGAGCCGTAAAAAACCAAATGATGAACTTGACGTTATGGCAACAAAAGTTATTAAAAAGCCGAAAAAAGTAAAACCAAACTATAAACGTAAACTTGCAACGGAACGTGACAAAGTGAAGAAAAAATATAGCAATAAAAAAAGATAA
- the vrrA gene encoding VrrA/YqfQ family protein: protein MFPKSPARQMYPNPGQQLYTPYPIPQLPPMAQKKKGFLAKLFKKHDPTEPFMQMVPPYRQIEGQTPMMHQHQQPPPQYQQQYPQQYQQQYPQRYQQQYQQQYQQQYQPYMQQHPEQMIPPQMYESNETRGGAATTAASSSGIGSFFANLISNPTNMINNIEKVSQVVQSVSPVVEQYGPIMRNLPSIVKILTSGKSTEEDPAEDQTEDLTEKVEVATPPPPQKKRKRKKIAIEPAIEKEVREEPVQKIATKPKLYV, encoded by the coding sequence ATGTTTCCAAAATCTCCCGCAAGGCAAATGTATCCGAATCCAGGCCAACAACTTTATACACCATATCCAATTCCACAACTACCACCGATGGCACAAAAAAAGAAAGGGTTCCTTGCTAAACTCTTTAAAAAACACGATCCAACCGAACCTTTCATGCAAATGGTTCCGCCTTATCGACAAATAGAAGGGCAGACACCAATGATGCACCAACACCAGCAACCGCCACCCCAATATCAACAGCAATACCCACAGCAATATCAACAACAATACCCACAGCGATATCAACAACAATACCAACAGCAATATCAACAGCAATATCAACCATACATGCAGCAGCATCCCGAGCAAATGATCCCCCCTCAAATGTATGAATCAAATGAAACGCGCGGCGGTGCAGCAACTACAGCAGCATCAAGCAGCGGTATCGGCAGTTTTTTTGCAAATTTAATTTCGAATCCAACTAATATGATAAACAATATCGAAAAAGTATCCCAAGTCGTTCAATCTGTAAGTCCTGTCGTCGAACAGTACGGTCCCATTATGCGTAACCTCCCAAGCATTGTTAAAATCCTCACCTCTGGAAAAAGTACGGAAGAAGATCCAGCCGAAGATCAAACTGAAGATTTAACAGAAAAGGTTGAGGTAGCAACTCCACCTCCTCCACAAAAAAAAAGAAAAAGAAAAAAAATAGCGATTGAGCCAGCCATAGAAAAAGAAGTACGAGAGGAGCCCGTTCAAAAAATAGCAACAAAACCAAAACTGTATGTGTAA
- a CDS encoding 4-hydroxy-3-methylbut-2-enyl diphosphate reductase: protein MKIVKISPRGYCYGVVDAMVIARNAALDTTLPRPIYILGMIVHNKHVTDAFEDDGIITLDGPSRLEILDKIDSGTVIFTAHGVSPEVKQRAKEKGLTTIDATCPDVTKTHDLIEAKKAEGYHVIYIGKKNHPEPEGAVGIAPDIVHLIERADDLKTLEIPTDKILVTNQTTMSQWDVQHLMEDIQKKFPTAEFHKEICLATQVRQEAVAKQADVADLTIVVGDPKSNNSNRLAQVSQEIAGTKAYRVADVSEIKLEWLQGVENVAVTAGASTPTPITKEVIAFLDQYDPMNPATWERVRKVPLQKILPRVKVKKEQ from the coding sequence ATGAAAATTGTTAAAATTTCCCCTCGTGGTTATTGCTACGGTGTTGTGGATGCGATGGTTATTGCACGTAACGCCGCATTAGATACAACATTACCAAGACCTATTTATATTTTAGGTATGATTGTTCACAACAAACATGTAACAGATGCATTCGAAGACGACGGTATCATTACATTAGACGGTCCAAGTCGATTAGAAATTTTAGATAAAATCGATTCTGGTACTGTTATTTTCACTGCACACGGTGTTTCTCCAGAAGTTAAACAACGTGCAAAAGAAAAAGGTTTAACAACAATCGATGCCACTTGCCCAGATGTTACAAAAACACATGACCTTATTGAAGCAAAGAAAGCTGAAGGTTACCATGTCATTTATATCGGCAAAAAAAATCATCCAGAACCAGAAGGCGCAGTTGGTATTGCACCTGACATCGTTCATCTTATCGAAAGAGCTGATGATTTAAAAACATTAGAAATTCCAACGGATAAAATTTTAGTTACAAATCAAACAACGATGAGCCAATGGGATGTTCAACATTTAATGGAGGACATTCAGAAGAAATTCCCAACAGCAGAATTCCATAAGGAAATTTGTTTAGCAACTCAAGTTCGCCAAGAAGCCGTTGCTAAACAAGCTGATGTTGCAGACTTAACAATTGTTGTTGGTGATCCGAAAAGTAACAATTCAAACCGTTTAGCACAAGTATCACAAGAAATCGCTGGTACGAAAGCATACCGCGTTGCAGACGTAAGTGAAATCAAATTAGAATGGCTACAAGGTGTAGAAAACGTAGCTGTTACAGCAGGTGCTTCTACTCCAACGCCAATTACGAAAGAAGTTATCGCTTTCTTAGATCAATATGACCCAATGAATCCCGCTACATGGGAAAGAGTTCGAAAAGTACCGTTACAAAAAATATTACCTCGTGTAAAAGTGAAAAAAGAACAATAA
- a CDS encoding Nif3-like dinuclear metal center hexameric protein — MSKIPNGHEIISVFESMYPKHLAMEGDKIGLQIGALNKPVQHVLIALDVTEEVVDEAIQLGANVIIAHHPLIFNPLKAIHTDKAYGKIIEKCIKNDIAIYAAHTNVDVAKGGVNDLLAEALGLQNTEVLAPTYAEEMKKIVVFVPVTHAEEVRKALGDAGAGHIGNYSHCTFNSEGTGTFVPQEGTNPYIGETGQLERVEEVRIETIIPASLQRKVTKAMVTAHPYEEVAYDVYPLDNKGETLGLGKIGYLQEEMTLGQFAEHVKQSLDVKGARVVGKLDDKVRKVAVLGGDGNKYINQAKFKGADVYVTGDMYYHVAHDAMMLGLNIVDPGHNVEKVMKQGVQKQLQEKVDAKKLNVHIHASQLHTDPFTFV; from the coding sequence ATGAGTAAAATTCCAAACGGCCATGAAATTATTTCTGTATTTGAAAGTATGTATCCGAAGCATTTGGCGATGGAAGGAGATAAGATTGGTCTGCAGATTGGAGCGCTTAACAAACCTGTACAGCACGTATTGATTGCGTTAGATGTAACGGAGGAAGTTGTAGATGAAGCAATTCAATTAGGAGCGAATGTCATTATTGCACATCACCCTTTAATTTTTAACCCGCTAAAAGCGATTCATACAGATAAGGCGTATGGGAAAATTATTGAAAAGTGTATTAAAAATGATATTGCCATTTATGCAGCGCATACGAATGTGGATGTTGCTAAGGGCGGAGTAAATGATTTACTTGCTGAGGCGTTAGGATTGCAAAATACAGAAGTTTTGGCACCGACATACGCAGAAGAAATGAAAAAAATTGTTGTGTTTGTGCCAGTAACTCACGCGGAAGAAGTACGAAAAGCATTAGGAGACGCAGGTGCTGGTCATATCGGCAATTATAGCCACTGTACGTTTAATAGCGAGGGTACAGGTACGTTTGTACCTCAAGAGGGAACAAATCCTTATATCGGGGAAACTGGGCAGTTAGAACGCGTAGAAGAAGTGCGAATCGAAACGATTATTCCAGCTTCATTACAGCGAAAAGTGACTAAAGCAATGGTAACGGCACATCCATATGAAGAAGTAGCATATGATGTGTATCCACTTGATAATAAAGGTGAAACGTTAGGGCTTGGAAAAATAGGCTATTTACAAGAAGAAATGACACTCGGACAGTTTGCAGAACATGTAAAGCAATCATTAGACGTAAAGGGTGCACGAGTTGTTGGGAAATTAGATGATAAAGTGCGCAAAGTAGCTGTACTTGGTGGCGATGGTAACAAATACATCAATCAAGCTAAATTTAAAGGAGCGGATGTATATGTAACAGGTGACATGTATTATCATGTTGCTCATGATGCGATGATGCTCGGTTTAAACATAGTTGACCCAGGACATAACGTTGAAAAAGTAATGAAGCAAGGTGTGCAAAAGCAATTGCAAGAAAAAGTGGATGCAAAGAAACTCAACGTACACATTCATGCTTCGCAGTTACATACAGATCCATTTACATTTGTATAA
- a CDS encoding tRNA (adenine(22)-N(1))-methyltransferase TrmK produces MNEVKLSKRLEEVVREIPVGSTVADIGSDHAYLPCYTIINNIATKAVAGEVVDGPFRSAQATVAESGLQDKVDVRKGNGLAVIAPGEVDVITVAGMGGALIRDILESGKEKLEGVSRLILQPNIAAHHIREWFIENGWELIHEKIVKEDGKIYEILVGERGNTAVPYSENKQAELFMGPFLVKEKSEAFVEKWEGELKNFQNILKQLERAADSEETKVKREEVEAKMKMIGEVLS; encoded by the coding sequence ATGAATGAAGTAAAGCTTTCAAAACGATTAGAAGAAGTTGTGCGTGAGATACCAGTAGGATCTACAGTTGCTGATATTGGATCGGATCATGCGTATTTACCGTGTTATACAATTATAAATAATATTGCTACTAAAGCAGTTGCTGGAGAGGTTGTAGATGGGCCATTTCGTTCTGCACAAGCAACTGTAGCTGAAAGTGGCTTACAAGATAAAGTAGATGTGCGTAAAGGGAATGGATTAGCTGTTATCGCGCCAGGAGAAGTAGATGTAATTACAGTTGCCGGAATGGGCGGAGCGTTAATTCGTGACATTTTAGAAAGTGGTAAAGAAAAATTAGAAGGTGTATCGCGTTTAATTTTACAGCCGAATATTGCAGCGCATCACATTCGTGAATGGTTTATTGAGAATGGATGGGAGCTTATCCATGAAAAAATCGTAAAAGAAGATGGGAAAATTTACGAAATTCTAGTAGGGGAGCGAGGAAACACTGCGGTGCCTTATTCTGAGAATAAACAAGCTGAATTGTTTATGGGACCATTTTTAGTAAAAGAAAAAAGTGAAGCTTTCGTTGAAAAATGGGAAGGAGAATTGAAAAACTTCCAAAATATTTTAAAGCAGTTAGAACGTGCGGCTGATTCTGAAGAAACAAAGGTGAAGCGTGAGGAAGTAGAGGCGAAAATGAAAATGATAGGGGAGGTTTTATCATGA
- the cccA gene encoding cytochrome c550 yields the protein MKRNPLIPFALIAALGIIVMFVFSFQGLNKSKELADAKNGGKPAQTASKPEDIVKQSCTSCHGDQLQGAVGPNLQKIGGKLSKEEIQEVISKGKGNMPPNLVPADQAAKVADWLSKKK from the coding sequence ATGAAACGTAATCCGCTGATTCCGTTCGCTCTTATTGCAGCATTAGGTATTATCGTTATGTTTGTATTTTCATTTCAGGGGCTAAATAAATCTAAAGAGTTAGCTGATGCAAAAAATGGCGGGAAGCCAGCACAAACAGCATCAAAGCCAGAGGATATTGTAAAGCAAAGCTGTACGAGCTGCCACGGCGATCAGTTACAAGGGGCAGTAGGACCTAATTTACAAAAAATTGGTGGGAAACTTTCGAAAGAAGAGATTCAAGAAGTTATTTCGAAAGGAAAAGGAAATATGCCGCCAAATTTAGTTCCAGCTGATCAAGCCGCTAAAGTAGCTGATTGGTTATCGAAGAAAAAATAA
- the rpoD gene encoding RNA polymerase sigma factor RpoD encodes MADKPARSKQIETEMTLEQVKEQLTELGKKRGVLTYEEIAERMNGFEIESDQMDEYYEYLGEQGIDLVGDNDNDEGPNNRQIAKSEEEFDLNDLSVPPGVKINDPVRMYLKEIGRVDLLSAEEEIRLATRIEEGDEEAKRRLAEANLRLVVSIAKRYVGRGMLFLDLIQEGNMGLIKAVEKFDYRKGFKFSTYATWWIRQAITRAIADQARTIRIPVHMVETINKLIRVQRQLLQDLGREPSPEEIGEEMDLAPEKVREILKIAQEPVSLETPIGEEDDSHLGDFIEDQEATSPADHAAYELLKEQLEDVLDTLTDREENVLRLRFGLDDGRTRTLEEVGKVFGVTRERIRQIEAKALRKLRHPSRSKRLKDFLE; translated from the coding sequence ATGGCTGATAAACCAGCTCGTTCTAAACAAATTGAAACTGAAATGACCCTTGAGCAGGTGAAAGAACAACTCACTGAGCTCGGAAAAAAACGTGGCGTTCTTACATATGAAGAGATTGCAGAACGCATGAATGGATTTGAAATTGAATCCGATCAAATGGATGAATACTATGAATATTTAGGTGAACAAGGGATTGACTTAGTTGGCGACAATGACAACGACGAAGGCCCTAATAATCGCCAAATAGCAAAATCGGAAGAAGAATTCGACCTCAATGATTTAAGTGTACCACCTGGGGTTAAAATCAACGATCCTGTTCGTATGTATTTAAAAGAAATTGGTCGTGTAGATTTACTATCTGCAGAAGAAGAAATTCGACTTGCAACGCGTATTGAAGAAGGCGATGAAGAAGCGAAGCGTCGTCTTGCAGAAGCAAACTTACGTCTTGTAGTAAGTATTGCAAAGCGCTACGTGGGCCGTGGTATGCTTTTCTTAGACTTAATCCAAGAAGGGAATATGGGTCTAATTAAAGCGGTTGAAAAGTTCGATTATCGTAAAGGTTTCAAATTTAGTACGTATGCAACTTGGTGGATTCGCCAAGCAATTACACGTGCGATTGCAGACCAAGCAAGAACAATTCGTATCCCAGTTCATATGGTTGAAACAATTAATAAGTTAATTCGTGTACAACGTCAGTTATTACAAGATTTAGGACGTGAACCATCTCCTGAAGAGATTGGTGAAGAAATGGATCTTGCTCCAGAAAAAGTACGTGAAATCTTAAAAATTGCACAGGAGCCAGTTTCCCTTGAAACACCGATTGGTGAAGAAGATGACTCCCATTTAGGTGATTTTATTGAAGACCAAGAAGCAACATCGCCTGCGGACCATGCAGCGTATGAATTGCTAAAAGAACAATTAGAAGATGTGTTAGATACACTAACAGATCGTGAAGAAAATGTTCTACGTCTTCGTTTTGGTTTAGATGATGGACGAACTCGTACGCTTGAAGAAGTTGGGAAAGTATTCGGCGTAACAAGAGAACGTATCCGTCAAATTGAAGCAAAAGCACTTCGTAAACTAAGACATCCAAGCCGTAGTAAGCGTCTTAAGGATTTCTTAGAATAG